A single genomic interval of Sphaerodactylus townsendi isolate TG3544 linkage group LG08, MPM_Stown_v2.3, whole genome shotgun sequence harbors:
- the PLAC9 gene encoding placenta-specific protein 9, producing MNLLFGRKGVHNPFFGEWDAGYQSLGGVGEGKETGKPEGAKPLRKGKHLAADPIRIHPQGNLERNNWCDRHNTIHRRLDNIQEQVEKTIYHLESDVKSLLSAVNEIPWNVPLVPGTPLVDIFEDPS from the exons ATGAACCTACTCTTTGGCAGAAAGGGG GTTCATAATCCATTTTTTGGGGAGTGGGATGCTGGCTATCAATCCCtgggaggagtgggggaggggaaggagactgGAAAACCAGAAGGAGCAAAACCCCTACGCAAAGGGAAACATC TTGCTGCTGATCCTATACGCATCCACCCCCAAGGCAACCTGGAACGGAACAATTGGTGCGACAGGCACAATACAATTCACAGGCGTTTAGATAACATCCAAGAG CAAGTAGAAAAAACCATTTACCACCTTGAATCGGATGTGAAGTCCTTACTCAGCGCTGTAAATGAAATTCCGTGGAATGTCCCTCTTGTTCCTGGAACACCGCTCGTGGATATTTTTGAAG aTCCCAGCTGA